From a region of the Arachis ipaensis cultivar K30076 chromosome B09, Araip1.1, whole genome shotgun sequence genome:
- the LOC107618983 gene encoding uncharacterized protein LOC107618983 isoform X4 produces the protein MAHKWPSCRIPKDLLMAEVLECFELQPDNSVFLELIPIFPKSHASQILGFKFQYYQHMEVSCPVPFGLYKLTALLVKQDFIDIDIADDDIVLWYNFNLSIYSALHLSQFFDGYEYHETSFGQTYQCYPASFLEKFKTQNGSVPSR, from the exons ATGGCACACAAATGGCCAAGTTGCAGG ATACCCAAGGACTTACTCATGGCTGAG GTTCTTGAGTGTTTTGAACTTCAACCCGATAACAGTGTGTTTCTAGAGCTGATTCCTATTTTTCCCAAG TCTCATGCTTCACAGATTCTTGGATTTAAGTTTCAATATTATCAGCACATGGAAGTCAGCTGCCCTGTTCCCTTTGGGCTCTATAAGCTCACAGCATTACTGGTGAAACAAGATTTTATTGATATTGATATTGCTGATGATGATATTGTCTTGTggtataattttaatttatctatCTACTCTGCTCTACACTTGTCACAGTTTTTTGATGGATATGAATATCATGAGACATCATTTGGGCAGACTTACCAATGTTACCCTGCGTCGTTTCTTGAGAAG TTCAAAACTCAAAATGGATCTGTCCCATCAAGATGA
- the LOC107618983 gene encoding uncharacterized protein LOC107618983 isoform X3, producing MAHKWPSCRIPKDLLMAEVLECFELQPDNSVFLELIPIFPKILGFKFQYYQHMEVSCPVPFGLYKLTALLVKQDFIDIDIADDDIVLWYNFNLSIYSALHLSQFFDGYEYHETSFGQTYQCYPASFLEKSHFLIDDDDEEFFLEGFQVG from the exons ATGGCACACAAATGGCCAAGTTGCAGG ATACCCAAGGACTTACTCATGGCTGAG GTTCTTGAGTGTTTTGAACTTCAACCCGATAACAGTGTGTTTCTAGAGCTGATTCCTATTTTTCCCAAG ATTCTTGGATTTAAGTTTCAATATTATCAGCACATGGAAGTCAGCTGCCCTGTTCCCTTTGGGCTCTATAAGCTCACAGCATTACTGGTGAAACAAGATTTTATTGATATTGATATTGCTGATGATGATATTGTCTTGTggtataattttaatttatctatCTACTCTGCTCTACACTTGTCACAGTTTTTTGATGGATATGAATATCATGAGACATCATTTGGGCAGACTTACCAATGTTACCCTGCGTCGTTTCTTGAGAAG AGCCACTTTCTTATtgacgatgatgatgaagagttttTTTTGGAGGGCTTTCAAGtaggatga
- the LOC107618983 gene encoding uncharacterized protein LOC107618983 isoform X2, whose translation MAHKWPSCRIPKDLLMAEVLECFELQPDNSVFLELIPIFPKSHASQILGFKFQYYQHMEVSCPVPFGLYKLTALLVKQDFIDIDIADDDIVLWYNFNLSIYSALHLSQFFDGYEYHETSFGQTYQCYPASFLEKNALSLISWDLEIMLRRYVY comes from the exons ATGGCACACAAATGGCCAAGTTGCAGG ATACCCAAGGACTTACTCATGGCTGAG GTTCTTGAGTGTTTTGAACTTCAACCCGATAACAGTGTGTTTCTAGAGCTGATTCCTATTTTTCCCAAG TCTCATGCTTCACAGATTCTTGGATTTAAGTTTCAATATTATCAGCACATGGAAGTCAGCTGCCCTGTTCCCTTTGGGCTCTATAAGCTCACAGCATTACTGGTGAAACAAGATTTTATTGATATTGATATTGCTGATGATGATATTGTCTTGTggtataattttaatttatctatCTACTCTGCTCTACACTTGTCACAGTTTTTTGATGGATATGAATATCATGAGACATCATTTGGGCAGACTTACCAATGTTACCCTGCGTCGTTTCTTGAGAAG AATGCATTGAGTTTAATAAGCTGGGACTTAGAGATAATGTTGCGCAGATATGTGTACTAG
- the LOC107618983 gene encoding uncharacterized protein LOC107618983 isoform X1, producing the protein MAHKWPSCRIPKDLLMAEVLECFELQPDNSVFLELIPIFPKSHASQILGFKFQYYQHMEVSCPVPFGLYKLTALLVKQDFIDIDIADDDIVLWYNFNLSIYSALHLSQFFDGYEYHETSFGQTYQCYPASFLEKSHFLIDDDDEEFFLEGFQVG; encoded by the exons ATGGCACACAAATGGCCAAGTTGCAGG ATACCCAAGGACTTACTCATGGCTGAG GTTCTTGAGTGTTTTGAACTTCAACCCGATAACAGTGTGTTTCTAGAGCTGATTCCTATTTTTCCCAAG TCTCATGCTTCACAGATTCTTGGATTTAAGTTTCAATATTATCAGCACATGGAAGTCAGCTGCCCTGTTCCCTTTGGGCTCTATAAGCTCACAGCATTACTGGTGAAACAAGATTTTATTGATATTGATATTGCTGATGATGATATTGTCTTGTggtataattttaatttatctatCTACTCTGCTCTACACTTGTCACAGTTTTTTGATGGATATGAATATCATGAGACATCATTTGGGCAGACTTACCAATGTTACCCTGCGTCGTTTCTTGAGAAG AGCCACTTTCTTATtgacgatgatgatgaagagttttTTTTGGAGGGCTTTCAAGtaggatga
- the LOC107618983 gene encoding uncharacterized protein LOC107618983 isoform X6 — translation MAHKWPSCRIPKDLLMAEVLECFELQPDNSVFLELIPIFPKSHASQILGFKFQYYQHMEVSCPVPFGLYKLTALLFFDGYEYHETSFGQTYQCYPASFLEKNALSLISWDLEIMLRRYVY, via the exons ATGGCACACAAATGGCCAAGTTGCAGG ATACCCAAGGACTTACTCATGGCTGAG GTTCTTGAGTGTTTTGAACTTCAACCCGATAACAGTGTGTTTCTAGAGCTGATTCCTATTTTTCCCAAG TCTCATGCTTCACAGATTCTTGGATTTAAGTTTCAATATTATCAGCACATGGAAGTCAGCTGCCCTGTTCCCTTTGGGCTCTATAAGCTCACAGCATTACTG TTTTTTGATGGATATGAATATCATGAGACATCATTTGGGCAGACTTACCAATGTTACCCTGCGTCGTTTCTTGAGAAG AATGCATTGAGTTTAATAAGCTGGGACTTAGAGATAATGTTGCGCAGATATGTGTACTAG
- the LOC107618983 gene encoding uncharacterized protein LOC107618983 isoform X5, with the protein MAHKWPSCRIPKDLLMAEVLECFELQPDNSVFLELIPIFPKSHASQILGFKFQYYQHMEVSCPVPFGLYKLTALLFFDGYEYHETSFGQTYQCYPASFLEKSHFLIDDDDEEFFLEGFQVG; encoded by the exons ATGGCACACAAATGGCCAAGTTGCAGG ATACCCAAGGACTTACTCATGGCTGAG GTTCTTGAGTGTTTTGAACTTCAACCCGATAACAGTGTGTTTCTAGAGCTGATTCCTATTTTTCCCAAG TCTCATGCTTCACAGATTCTTGGATTTAAGTTTCAATATTATCAGCACATGGAAGTCAGCTGCCCTGTTCCCTTTGGGCTCTATAAGCTCACAGCATTACTG TTTTTTGATGGATATGAATATCATGAGACATCATTTGGGCAGACTTACCAATGTTACCCTGCGTCGTTTCTTGAGAAG AGCCACTTTCTTATtgacgatgatgatgaagagttttTTTTGGAGGGCTTTCAAGtaggatga
- the LOC107614963 gene encoding NAD(P)H-dependent 6'-deoxychalcone synthase-like: MHAHPQRLITILPYKRDVAPSPLHTSFCANIMSLTTNVVVPNVVLQSSFTMPVIGFGTAAMSNDSDTLKAAVIEAIKLGYRHFDTASIYGSEQALGEAIAEALKLGLISSRDELFITSKLWLSDNHPHLVLPALQNSLKTLGLEYLDLYLIHWPLTTELELKKFPYDEDDLLPFDLKGVWTSMQECQNLGLTKSIGVSNFSCKKLENLLSFASIPPAVNQVELNPCWQQKNLREYCKTKGIVVTAYSPLGAKDSFWGGNHVMDNELLKQIANAHGKTVAHISLRWLYEQGVTFAVKSYNKERIKQNLEIFDFSLTNDDYQKINQIKQERKVKNGPTGFEFAENLWDGEN; this comes from the exons ATGCATGCACATCCGCAACGGTTAATTACCATTCTACCCTATAAAAGAGATGTTGCACCTTCACCTTTACATACATCTTTTTGTGCAAACATCATGTCTCTAACAACAAATGTAGTGGTCCCAAATGTTGTCCTACAATCATCATTCACCATGCCGGTCATCGGCTTTGGAACTGCCGCCATGTCGAACGACAGCGACACCCTCAAAGCAGccgtgattgaggccatcaagcTCGGTTACCGGCACTTTGACACTGCTTCCATTTATGGCTCCGAACAAGCTCTCGGAGAGGCCATTGCTGAAGCCCTTAAACTTGGTCTCATAAGCTCTAGGGATGAACTTTTTATCACTTCCAAGTTATGGTTGTCCGATAATCATCCCCATCTTGTTCTTCCTGCTCTACAAAATTCACTTAA GACTCTTGGATTAGAATACTTGGACCTTTACTTAATCCACTGGCCACTGACTACAGAGCTTGAGCTGAAGAAATTTCCTTATGATGAAGATGACTTGTTGCCATTTGACTTGAAGGGTGTGTGGACCTCAATGCAAGAATGCCAAAACTTGGGTCTCACTAAATCAATTGGAGTCAGCAACTTCTCttgcaaaaagcttgaaaatctCCTCTCTTTTGCTAGTATCCCTCCTGCGGTTAATCAA GTGGAATTGAATCCTTGCTGGCAGCAGAAGAATTTAAGAGAATACTGCAAAACTAAAGGTATTGTGGTAACTGCATATTCTCCTTTGGGAGCTAAAGATTCCTTTTGGGGTGGTAATCATGTTATGGACAATGAACTACTGAAGCAAATTGCAAATGCTCATGGAAAAACAGTTGCTCATATAAGTCTTAGATGGCTCTATGAACAAGGTGTAACTTTTGCAGTGAAGAGCTACAACAAAGAGAGAATCAAACAGAACTTGGAAATATTTGACTTTTCACTTACAAATGATGATTATCAAAAGATTAATCAAATTAAACAAGAGCGCAAGGTGAAGAACGGTCCCACTGGATTCGAATTTGCTGAAAATCTTTGGGATGGAGAAAATTAG